A single Chanos chanos chromosome 8, fChaCha1.1, whole genome shotgun sequence DNA region contains:
- the elfn2b gene encoding protein phosphatase 1 regulatory subunit 29 translates to MQSRLSAPSSSSSCTLLFFLFPFLLLLFSVPAVVHGDCWLIEGDKGYVWLAICSQNQPPYETIPQHINNTVHDLRLNENKLKAVFFASLSRFTNLTDLNLTKNEISYIEDGAFAGQANLQVLQLGYNKLTNLTEGMLRGLGRLQCLFLQHNLIEVIATNTFWECPSLSSLDLSSNKLAQLDPSTFGVLGRLMVCELAGNPFHCGCELYGFLTWLESFNNVTHTYDRLQCETPRELFGYPLLSPVAGHGRSARNILSSMCRDGVFIPGMTSLPPDLDSSGMGPDMFDRTGSFQQPTTSSSSSENTYGPSIKLQHVSLSTASLLVQIPRPYSKMYILVQYNQSFVSDVMNLKNKKELITLKKLKPDTNYTFCVASIRNSQRYNHTCLFFATRAPNPDDLLPTPSTTTHYIMTIVGCLFGMLIVLGLVYYCLRKRRIQEEKDKSICVKKTILEMRYGPEVAAAAANDPTAIQKLHEQAHHQHHHSKLPMSSSSSSGMLGHASANTSSSRLSSIPQVEKMATAFSEAMATKGNYMDVRTSSAGDERGRDGGAGQVIREGDFREEDESDPGDDSDDDGRGSASEISTIAMEVDKVNQIINNCIDALKLDSAIVAAATTTAATTAAVNPTSPPPTCTSSLTKGLIPLSPGVTETCQVLPSPKIPPPPPLPFSASLTERPGISGGGFVSPPYRPPPPATAVRPIQRQMSADAAVIISSSKKHCGSAGKGGRVYSLDVPEPCSPDPCQYPEKGSPVGCGEPMERLPLVGSSGSGNAGCSMDGGTADGMALQQHLEVHPDYHCSEHRHSVPALYYEGSHDSLAQRASFLKPLTRTKRDTTSYSQLSPRHHNYSGYSSSPEYSSESTLRIWERLRPYRKGPREEACYVTAGNALRKKVQFAKGEDLHDILDYWKGVSAQQKL, encoded by the coding sequence ATGCAAAGCAGGTTGAgtgccccctcctcctcctcctcctgtaccctcctcttcttcctcttccctttcCTCCTCTTGCTCTTTTCTGTGCCGGCTGTGGTCCATGGTGACTGCTGGCTTATTGAAGGAGATAAGGGTTACGTTTGGTTGGCCATCTGTAGCCAAAACCAGCCGCCGTATGAGACAATTCCTCAGCACATCAACAACACGGTGCATGACCTGCGACTCAATGAAAACAAGCTCAAGGCTGTGTTCTTCGCCTCGTTGAGTCGGTTCACCAACCTGACTGACCTGAACCTTACCAAGAACGAGATCTCCTACATCGAGGACGGCGCTTTTGCCGGACAGGCCAATCTGCAGGTGCTGCAGTTGGGCTATAACAAACTGACCAACCTGACGGAGGGCATGCTGCGGGGTCTGGGGCGTCTGCAGTGCCTCTTTCTGCAACACAATCTCATCGAGGTCATTGCCACCAACACCTTCTGGGAGTGTCCTAGCCTCAGTAGTCTGGACCTGTCCTCTAACAAGTTGGCCCAGTTGGATCCATCTACGTTCGGTGTGCTGGGCAGGCTGATGGTGTGTGAGCTGGCTGGGAATCCTTTCCACTGTGGCTGTGAGCTCTACGGCTTCCTGACTTGGCTGGAGTCCTTTAACAATGTCACTCATACCTACGACCGGCTGCAGTGCGAGACACCACGGGAGTTGTTTGGCTATCCTTTGTTGAGTCCAGTTGCAGGCCATGGACGAAGTGCACGTAACATCCTCTCCTCCATGTGTCGAGATGGAGTGTTCATCCCCGGAATGACTTCCCTTCCTCCAGATTTAGACTCCTCAGGAATGGGGCCAGACATGTTTGATCGTACAGGGTCATTCCAACAGCCAACaacctcatcctcctcttcagaaaacaCGTACGGCCCCAGTATCAAGCTCCAGCACGTGTCCCTCTCGACAGCCTCCCTGCTTGTGCAGATTCCTCGGCCTTACAGCAAGATGTACATTTTGGTGCAGTACAACCAGAGCTTCGTGTCTGACGTCATGAACCTGAAGAACAAGAAGGAGCTGATAACCCTCAAAAAGCTCAAGCCTGACACTAATTACACATTCTGCGTGGCCTCTATACGCAACTCTCAGCGCTACAATCATACATGCCTGTTCTTCGCCACACGGGCTCCCAACCCAGATGACTTGCTACCCACTCCATCTACCACAACCCACTACATAATGACCATTGTGGGATGCTTGTTTGGGATGCTCATTGTCTTGGGACTGGTTTATTATTGTTTGCGGAAGCGTCGGatacaggaggagaaagacaagTCCATTTGCGTGAAGAAGACCATCCTGGAAATGCGCTACGGGCCGGAGGTCGCAGCGGCAGCAGCAAATGACCCCACGGCCATTCAGAAGCTCCATGAGCAGGCTCACCACCAGCATCACCACAGTAAACTACCCATGTCCTCCTCCTCAAGCTCGGGAATGCTCGGTCATGCCTCTGCGAACACCAGCTCCTCACGCCTGTCTTCCATCCCACAGGTAGAGAAGATGGCCACTGCGTTTTCTGAAGCCATGGCCACTAAGGGCAACTACATGGATGTGAGGACCTCCAGTGCTGGAGATGAGAGAGGCAGGGATGGAGGTGCTGGCCAAGTTATCAGGGAGGGAGACTTCAGGGAGGAGGACGAGAGTGACCCAGGAGATGATTCGGATGATGATGGTCGAGGCTCTGCATCCGAGATATCCACCATTGCCATGGAAGTTGACAAGGTAAATCAGATCATCAACAACTGCATCGACGCCCTGAAACTGGACTCTGCCATCGTTGCTGCAGCCACTACTACAGCAGCAACCACAGCCGCAGTGAACCCCACCTCTCCTCCACCCACCTGCACATCCTCCTTGACCAAGGGACTGATCCCACTCTCCCCTGGTGTCACTGAGACCTGCCAAGTCCTCCCTTCACCCAAAATccctcctcccccacctctGCCTTTTTCTGCATCCCTCACAGAGAGGCCTGGAATATCTGGAGGGGGCTTTGTATCACCCCCTTACCGCCCTCCTCCACCAGCAACTGCAGTGCGACCAATCCAGAGACAGATGAGCGCTGACGCAGCTGTCATCATCAGCTCTTCCAAGAAGCACTGTGGAAGCGCTGGTAAAGGAGGTCGCGTTTACAGCCTAGATGTTCCAGAGCCCTGCAGCCCAGATCCCTGCCAGTACCCGGAAAAGGGCAGCCCTGTGGGGTGTGGCGAGCCCATGGAGCGGCTCCCCCTGGtgggtagtagtggtagtggcaATGCTGGCTGTAGTATGGATGGAGGTACTGCAGATGGGATGGCTTTGCAGCAGCACCTGGAGGTTCACCCAGACTACCATTGCTCAGAGCATCGGCACTCTGTCCCTGCTCTTTACTATGAGGGTTCCCACGACTCCCTTGCTCAAAGGGCCTCCTTTCTCAAACCGTTAACCCGCACCAAGAGAGACACTACTTCCTACTCCCAACTCTCGCCTCGCCACCACAATTACTCAGGCTACTCTTCAAGCCCTGAGTATTCTTCAGAGAGCACACTTCGCATATGGGAGCGATTGCGTCCGTATAGGAAGGGCCCACGCGAAGAGGCCTGTTATGTCACTGCCGGAAATGCCTTGCGCAAGAAGGTCCAGTTTGCCAAGGGTGAGGACTTGCACGATATCCTTGACTACTGGAAGGGTGTGTCAGCACAGCAAAAGCTGTGA